In a genomic window of Glycine max cultivar Williams 82 chromosome 13, Glycine_max_v4.0, whole genome shotgun sequence:
- the LOC100799571 gene encoding uncharacterized protein — MWHLLLLVAVAGSTGFATKRFLTHHRNTGEGENVNLHDPNELDFSGSESISQTHHSDGVFTFSSSKSESLTQRDGPKSRRSRASKNGVRAPKVEARSEKRSGGTRLHFRLKKGEITKNVAAKAPVRSSKDDCLFGWGFCFGIMYMMSAGKAEINKLNKTMDETAKLVQELKSELNRRKSSHALQILDSVGNGVKNSCKISGRNEVMLKNTNIELRDVDVKICSPCVNDCGECGSSALTEEPEPQVLEMDQLEAELEFELQKLSGCATDGPCNEKIKPNLDELEAPNEGYHGTDDWNLNYSNSHGVSASELHQKLSHLLIKQQENQIAELESELHQAQSNLHEKEAELQALKDCVKCLTELSLSTVSDDETQALTDPKGTSDYGNKNIHSVVKHSIIGTKRPLDSESFSCYM; from the exons ATGTGGCACCTTCTCTTACTCGTTGCCGTGGCCGGATCCACCGGTTTCGCCACCAAACGTTTCCTTACTCACCACAGAAACACCGGTGAGGGTGAAAACGTCAACCTCCACGATCCAAATGAGTTAGACTTTTCCGGTTCCGAAAGCATTTCTCAGACACATCACAGTGACGGGGTCTTCACGTTTTCCAGTTCCAAATCTGAGTCTCTGACACAACGAGATGGACCTAAGAGTAGAAGATCCCGAGCCTCCAAGAACGGAGTTAGGGCTCCGAAGGTTGAGGCGCGATCGGAGAAGAGGAGCGGTGGAACGAGATTACACTTTCGCTTGAAGAAGGGGGAAATTACAAAGAATGTCGCTGCGAAGGCTCCGGTTCGTTCTTCCAAAG ATGACTGCTTATTTGGTTGGGGATTTTGCTTTGGCATCATGTATATGATGTCAGCTGGAAAAGCTGAGATCAATAAGCTGAACAAGACCATGGATGAGACAGCTAAACTTGTTCAGGAACTGAAATCTGAGCTCAACAGAAGAAAATCATCACATGCTCTTCAAATTTTGGATTCTGTTGGCAATGGTGTTAAGAACTCTTGCAAAATCAGTGGCAGGAATGAAGTGATGCTCAAGAATACAAACATTGAGCTCAGAGACGTTGATGTCAAAATTTGTAGTCCTTGTGTAAATGATTGTGGTGAATGTGGAAGCAGTGCTCTTACTGAAGAACCAGAACCACAGGTTCTGGAAATGGATCAACTGGAAGCAGAACTTGAGTTTGAACTCCAAAAGCTTTCTGGGTGTGCTACTGATGGCCCTtgcaatgaaaaaataaagCCAAACTTAGATGAG CTTGAAGCTCCCAATGAAGGCTATCATGGAACAGATGACTGgaatttaaattattctaaTTCCCATGGAGTATCAGCATCTGAACTGCATCAGAAACTAAGCCACTTGCTGATAAAACAGCAAGAAAATCAGATCGCGGAGCTAGAATCTGAACTGCACCAAGCTCAATCAAATCTGCATGAGAAGGAGGCTGAACTTCAGGCACTTAAGGACTGTGTCAAATGCCTTACTGAACTCTCGCTATCTACAGTTTCAG ATGATGAAACTCAGGCTCTCACTGATCCAAAGGGAACAAGCGATTATGGCAACAAAAACATACACTCTGTGGTGAAACATTCAATTATTGGGACGAAAAGACCTCTTGATTCTGAATCTTTCTCGTGTTACATGTGA
- the LOC100500343 gene encoding DNA-binding protein S1FA, producing the protein MADDFEFSDKVPPSFDRVGSKGFNPALIVLLLVGGLLLIFLVGNYVLYTYAQKTLPPRKKKPISKKKMKKERLKQGVSAPGE; encoded by the exons ATGGCCGACGACTTCGAATTCTCCGACAAAGTCCCTCCTTCCTTCGATCGCGTG GGTTCAAAAGGGTTCAACCCAGCATTAATTGTTCTCCTTCTTGTTGGTGGGTTGCTGTTGATATTCCTCGTTGGAAATTATGTACTATACACATATGCACAGAAGACCCTCCCTCCTAGAAAAAAAAAGCCAATCtcaaagaagaagatgaaaaaggAGAGACTGAAGCAGGGCGTCTCTGCACCTGGAGAGTAG
- the LOC102666606 gene encoding uncharacterized protein: MKPPTKPISSPGRTEKFPPPLMRFLRNNAASRSRGRSRTTTTMFLRKKNTNIETQEPSSPKVTCMGQVRVKRSATKRVDSDAKRVPSAGAGAPTKCRCCSWVPHALFFHRFRKPGFSFPFQCKQVRPNWGFLKRKKTDSKVTETSSPKTELNFRGRHNPSYDDSEHEDRVNPPAFVSNTSTTPPRNALLLTRCRSAPGRRFLNKETEVVENRVNREHSENNRDPKLEAKLRFFKELEESLRERIMESEKQREESDSVHPLVLTRCKSEPARTAQKLDPELNVLSEKTTLGFARAWFSHVL, from the coding sequence ATGAAGCCACCCACGAAACCCATTTCGAGTCCTGGTCGAACCGAGAAGTTTCCTCCACCATTAATGAGATTCTTGAGAAACAATGCAGCAAGCAGAAGCAGAGGAAGGTCAagaaccaccaccaccatgttTCTGAGAAAGAAGAACACCAACATTGAAACACAAGAACCCTCTTCCCCCAAAGTCACTTGCATGGGGCAAGTCCGCGTTAAACGCTCCGCCACCAAAAGGGTAGACTCAGACGCCAAAAGGGTACCCTCCGCCGGCGCCGGAGCTCCGACCAAGTGCCGGTGTTGCTCGTGGGTCCCACATGCTCTGTTTTTTCACCGTTTCAGAAAACCCGGTTTTAGTTTCCCCTTTCAGTGCAAACAAGTTCGGCCCAATTGGGGGttcttaaaaagaaagaaaacggaTTCCAAAGTCACAGAAACTTCTTCGCCGAAAACAGAGTTGAATTTCAGGGGAAGGCATAACCCTAGTTACGATGACTCAGAACATGAAGACAGAGTTAACCCTCCCGCTTTTGTTTCCAACACTTCAACTACTCCACCGAGGAACGCTTTGTTATTAACTCGGTGCAGATCCGCGCCGGGGAGAAGGTTCTTGAACAAAGAGACAGAGGTGGTTGAAAACAGAGTAAACAGAGAACACTCTGAGAATAACAGAGACCCGAAGTTGGAGGCGAAGTTGCGATTCTTCAAGGAGCTTGAAGAGTCGCTGAGGGAGAGAATAATGGAGTCAGAAAAACAAAGGGAAGAATCTGATTCTGTTCATCCTCTGGTGCTGACGAGGTGCAAATCTGAACCCGCGAGAACCGCGCAAAAACTCGATCCTGAATTGAACGTTCTTTCGGAGAAGACAACGTTGGGGTTCGCTCGTGCCTGGTTTTCACATGTTTTGTGA
- the LOC102666723 gene encoding uncharacterized protein translates to MPHMELRSTFTTCFLLLILILALPCFSKGESEELHTEIYEIDYRGPETHSSGVPPPHHHFHIGKQHSTHHSQKGSVRGTKALGLRDGTYDENKVKKVHG, encoded by the exons ATGCCACATATGGAGCTTAGGTCTACCTTCACCACCTGCTTCCTTCTCCTGATTCTCATCCTTGCCCTCCCTTGTTTCTCAAAAG GGGAATCTGAAGAATTGCACACAGAGATATATGAGATTGATTATAGAGGTCCCGAGACACACTCTTCAGGTgttcctcctcctcatcatCACTTCCATATTGGTAAGCAGCATTCAACTCATCATTCTCAAAAAGGCTCAGTCAGAGGAACCAAAGCTTTGGGCTTAAGGGATGGTACTTACGATGAAAATAAG GTCAAGAAAGTACATGGATGA